The Apium graveolens cultivar Ventura chromosome 3, ASM990537v1, whole genome shotgun sequence sequence CGTGATCCCTATTTTCGCAAAATCTGTATTCAAAGCCTCGATTTTATGGTCAAGAATGAATTTAAATAAATTGCGAGACCTGATCCCGGTTCTCGTTCTGTTTTCGAATATTCGATTTCTTATTGCTTATTGtagtaaaataaaaatatatttcaaaaaaaaaatttgtaCCCATCTTTGTTGTCGAACATTTGAATATTTTAATATTCTCGAGTGTGCTATCCATTAAGCTCCCTTGAACAAGGGCTAAGCTAAATTCTTCAACCAATTTTGTTGATGAGATCCTAATCTAGCGAAGAACTGAAATCACGTATATAATAGGTAACGTATTTGATTTTGTGGCTCATTTGGATGAAGTAAAGAACTAAACAATAGTACTAGGTAGCTAGCTTTCAATTAAGTAGCTGTGTAAAATTTCTAATTCATTTTATATTTTAACGGAATACTATAATATACAAAACCTTCCTAACCCTAACATAATGCATGATTTCTGCAATCTACTAGCTAGCATATTTCTCAGCTTCATCTCTGAATGTGGGATGGAGTAGTTTATACGATATTATGATGTATAAATAAACTAATATTAGTTGTGTATCGGAGATTTTCTTCTTGCCGGAGAATAATCCATTCCTGAAAGGTCCATCACATCTGGAAACTGTTTCGGAGGAGCCTGTTGTTGCTCCACAACCGGTGATGACTTCACTGAGAAATTTTCTTGTTTTTCGCGGTCTCTGCTGCTCATTTTGCCAGTATCTGTTTCACTTGAACTTCCCTCGATCTTCTGATGAGCCTATAAGTAAATAATCTTAAATTGGATACTGCAACATGCTGACAGTTTAAAAAAATACGAGAATCGATCTGAAATTAATCAACTAACCTTGGAGGAGGAAATGGAACTCGACTTGTTTGTTTTTGTGAGAAGTTTTCTACTTTTCATTCCTGCAACAATTAGAAGAGATAGGTCAGTTTAACATGTTTGTAGATCATGTTCAAATTAGAGTGTTCACAAATGTGAGATCTGTAGTTAGACATTACCTCGAGCTTCATGCAGAAGAGTTGTCAAAAGCAGAAGAGAGATTAAAAATGAAATATTCTTCATTTGTAATTTGATTGCTTAGTTGCTGAAGATGAATTAGGACTGTGTACTTGATCACTAGAAGAACTTGCTGGACTAAGAAAGAAGCTGGCTGCTACTCTGCTAGATATAATAGGACAGAGAGCTTTTGGTAGATTTTTGAATGGTGAGAATGTAGAGAGGCCTCATGCTTATATATATCCGAATACATGGTCCATCCCATTTCTTTAACGGTTCCTCGTCCCTGACATGCGATTGTTGATTGTTGTAACTATTTTTCAGTTACAATTTTTCTCTAATACGTAAAAtcactactccctccgtcccggcCACTTGTATACAAATGGTTTGGGCACGGAGGACAAGAAACATAATAAAATAATGTTAGTTTTGTTAAGATAGTGGGatgagagagaaaaaaaaatgtaatttaatgAAAAAAGTACTATAAAGTTCGTTAAAGTGGTGGGACTATtcaatatttaataaataaagtgAGTGTAGTGGGAGAACGTAGTGGTGTGattgatttttatattataaattttttactatttttggtaagtttgaAATGTATATAATTGAATGGTACATCCAAAAAAAGAAAGTGTATAAAAATGAACGAGACAGAGGGAGTATTTTTTTTGTGAATTCAGGAGAACCACGATGTTAATGCAGACAGATAATTAGCAACAATCGCTTAACATGACCAATTTCCTTTTCTTTAATTTCAAAAGTTCTTGTTAATTTGCTTCTTATACTTGAATCATTATTTATTAAGCAGGGGGGACAAAGCTAAATTCTCTCTAAGCAAGGGGGCTCCATTTTGGAAGCACAGAAAAAGTATATTCAAACattgacaaaaatcagaaaattttgACTTGTTTGTTATGCTTATGATCTTATTATAGTAAACTTTAGTTGTTTACATTTGTTATTTAGTACCCTTTTAGTGTAGGGTGTTCCCTGAAGGGGTGAGATGAGTACCCTAATACCTGTGAATATTTTGGAAGATTCAGTTACAAACACTTCCCCTGCACAGCTTTTGTAGTAATGCCTGTCTAACTTTCTAATGCAATTACCAGTTATCTTGGCTTGAATATCCAAGTGATCCAATATGTTTTACCAAAAACGgattttcttcattgtttgtaAGAGTTCGGGTCGGACTCGAAATCACCCGATTTTCAGAATATGCTCGGAATTTTACTCGAATTGTCAGTTGTCATATAGGGGCTGAAAATTTAAACGATACTAATTTTGAAATAAAAGCAATACTTAGAGCAACTCGGTACATTAATCACGTGAGATAATTATAAACTTTTGTTGATATTAATACTTCAATACTactctattttatttattttttctttttttatcgtaggtaacccgcgACCGCTATCCTTCGGATGCGCACCGGGAaatactactccattttgtttaTATGACGTTTTGACTTTTGCACTGCATTAAATATGTTTTGACCGGAAGGTTAAAAAAACTTTAATATGttaataatttcataaaaatGTTAAAATGGTCTCTCGTGATTTATTAATAAGAAATCAAAAATCATTTGCTTTTATCTAGGGGTGTTAAAAAAATTCGTCAAACCGTGAATCCAGACCGAATCATGACAAACCTAGCCAAGAAAAACTAGAACCGCTAAAATCGTTTTTAATGGTTCGGTTAATCGGACCGTTTACGTATAAATGGTTTAATTATGATTTTCAATAAATTAAAACCATTTAAAACAAATCGAACCgttatataataataaataaaaatttcaGTATATACCTATAAGTTATGATTATAAATATATGATTTTGTGTATGTGGGTGTATATTATATTACAAAATCAAATTACTTTTTAAATAAAAACttgaattaattttaattgttaatatgTCGTAGTTATACTCTAATTCATATATAGAGtatgatttaaattaaattaaagtataTAAAAGTCATATATAAACTAAATATTTATAAGTATATGTCATAGTacttatatgtaatatataataCTGTTATATACTAAATTTTATGTTGCATTTACTTAAAATAACTGTTTGGTTGtaattttaacaaaaataaaacaaaagtAAATTATTAAGTTCAAACTGTGGTTTAGAACGAAACCAGTCCAATATTTAATGCTCTAGTTTGGTTTGATCTCGTCATTTAACTGGTATAATTTGGTTTGAACTTTCAAAAATCCGTTCTTACTAATCGATTCGAAAAACATAAGAATCCGAATCAAATCAATCCGCCCATATTTTTATCAACAACAAATAAGCTGCCACGTCAGAAATAAGATAAAACGGGACCGTTGCAAATTGCAATCGAACAGGAGCTGAGTTAGGGAACACTAGAAATTATTACGGGGTCCAGCACGGCCTTTGTTGACGTGTACGCGTATGTCTCGGAGTTAATCCGAGGCAGCCAATCCAAGTGGACGTCTACGTCCGTGGGTCCCATAGTTAAAATGACTAGGCGTGATATTGTCCACGTGGCAGTAACCAGTCACGATGCATGTTTGTGCTTTACTGGACACTCAAACAACTGTCAATTGAATGTTTTTTGTCTTCGTCCATGAAACTATCATTTAGTTTTTCGTACACTTAGCTTTAAGTTTGTGATATGAAGGTTTATGGCCTAATTCGACGAGAATCAGATCCAAAATATAAAATGACAAGAGCTAAGTTTTTGGTcgaaaaaatgataaaaatagttaatttttgaaattttttaattaaaataacaATTCTGAAAAAAAATGGTTAATTTTAGCCGATTGAATACTCGACCGTCAGTTGGAtggtagttgggtatttcatatatggatactccactgacagtGGTATCTCATATAAAGTGAATACTCCAGTGACATTTGGATATCCTATCGGCTAAAGTTGACCAATTTTTCAGAAATTGgtcatttttattaattttgtgtAAAAATAAACTAAATTTGTCCTTCACCCAATTTATAATAGCAATGTCAAGTGACATAACTTGGCCGTTGAAACGAGAATCAGACTAAGAATACGAGATAACAAGAAATAAGTTCTTATCTTGTCGCATCCGGTATCAAGAAGATTTATCAGTATCGGATGATTAAAAATTTAAACTTAAGCGGAGTAGATATATGTCTTCTTCGTACGAACTACTTGATCCTTCTGTTGTCTTCCCATACTGGCCTATCTGTTAAATTGAAGCCCCCCACTCCATATGTTTCTCCATTTCTTTTTGGATTTTGTACACAGTCACATGACCTGTTTGGTGAACAAACATCTTCATAATTCATCACACATTGCTGTCTTTTGTTAGCTTTGCCCCTCCGCTTACAGACCATGATATTCGAAACAGGACCCTACTTTCAGATTAGATTTCGAGATACACCGATGAAGAACTTCTGTCTCCGGAGTTCAGATCTCTCCATCTCATTAATCTTGGAAGGTCTAACATGTTAGGAAACTGTCAGATGATCCCATATCTGAACATGTGTTTCTTATTTCTTGTCTTGCATAGATGTTATAGCTAAGTAGCCTGTTAACACATTGTTTTGACATTAGTTAAGTAGAAGGGCATGCACGACTCATTAAGTTTGAGTTATcttataagtaacttataagttaaaaaatatatgtatttcTGATTTTATAAGTCACTTGTAAGTCAAATCTGCAAACAGGTCCTAATAGCTAGGATCGAGGCATGGCCGACCCTGAGATTCGAGTGGCCTTAGTCGAAATCAATTTATGGGGCCGTAACATACATATGTCATgcaaattcatatatatatatatatatatttacttaaAGAAGTTGAAAGTTTTGGAGCATTTGAGTGACGGGCCCCTAGGCGCAAGTCTTGCTCGCCTATAGTGAGGGACACCCCTGTCGAGGACGCTTCATGGATTAAATTTAGGTCAGGATCATTGTGAAAATACCAACAGGATTAGAAACATGTCTTTAGAAGGGAACACAAAGCTCATAGCATTGGGACATACACTATACTACTTCATGTATGTTGAAGAACTAAGTGATTAAGCACAATCATTACCAACCTGCAGCAATGCCAAATAAACAAGTTGCTTAGGCATGCAAGATCATGCAAAACCA is a genomic window containing:
- the LOC141711149 gene encoding uncharacterized protein LOC141711149 — translated: MKNISFLISLLLLTTLLHEARGMKSRKLLTKTNKSSSISSSKAHQKIEGSSSETDTGKMSSRDREKQENFSVKSSPVVEQQQAPPKQFPDVMDLSGMDYSPARRKSPIHN